One segment of Solanum stenotomum isolate F172 chromosome 1, ASM1918654v1, whole genome shotgun sequence DNA contains the following:
- the LOC125868447 gene encoding uncharacterized protein LOC125868447: MERDGEGTVGSQTQRVNNGRSISPGRVRTGSDPFLVTCRLFSFVTALAAILCIVVNVYSAVRSFTHGYDVFDGIFRCYAVVIAVIVVVAETEWGFFIKFWKVLEFSAGRGMLQIFVAVMTRAYPEDYGQRNDLILLRNIASYFLLTCGAIYIISGLLCFGFIKRARQAKEISREQAINDLQELERRREELEALLIQERA, translated from the exons ATGGAGAGGGACGGCGAAGGAACAGTAGGCTCCCAGACGCAGAGGGTTAACAATGGTCGTTCAATTTCACCCGGTAGAGTCCGAACCGGATCCGATCCGTTCCTGGTGACTTGTAGACTGTTCAGCTTCGTTACTGCACTGGCTGCTATTCTCTGCATTGTTGTTAATGTCTACTCTGCTGTCCGATCCTTTACGCATGGATATGAC GTATTTGATGGAATTTTCCGGTGTTATGCTGTGGTGATTGCGGTTATTGTGGTTGTTGCGGAGACTGAATGGGGATTTTTCATCAAGTTCTGGAAG GTGTTGGAGTTTTCAGCTGGAAGGGGCATGCTACAGATCTT TGTTGCAGTGATGACCAGAGCTTATCCTGAAGATTATGGGCAAAGGAATGACCTCATCCTTCTCCGGAACATAGCTAGCTACTTTCTTCTTACCTGTGGTGCAATTTACATAATATCA GGATTGTTGTGCTTTGGATTTATCAAACGTGCTCGTCAGGCAAAAGAAATATCCAGGGAGCAAGCAATTAACGATCTGCAG GAATTGGAGCGTCGTAGAGAAGAGCTTGAAGCTCTGTTGATACAGGAGAGGGCTTGA